One Halictus rubicundus isolate RS-2024b chromosome 10, iyHalRubi1_principal, whole genome shotgun sequence genomic window carries:
- the LOC143357871 gene encoding uncharacterized protein LOC143357871, whose protein sequence is MSAECCENWRISLGMRNNLLYNDIPYIPMLVEGISIHCSFDDHQENGIKRVQTLGELVPKTEKSATLLSLTPGNNSKISIYFNNLSLRDIYIKNSNNVHYAVWEKYTVFKVYGILTLMGSEHVLETTHLVPIHDIVGTWNIMTLLIATARSEYRQYYRTEGQNNMLQSQWEKMKREKKRFVQEKAP, encoded by the exons ATGAGTGCGGAATGTTGTGAAAATTGGCGGATTTCTTTGGGAATGCGTAACAACCTGTTGTACAATGACATTCCGTACATTCCCATGTTGGTCGAGGGCATCTCCATACACTGTTCTTTCGATGATCACCAAGAGAATGGTATTAAAAGAGTCCAAACTTTGGGAGAACTTGTTCCGAAAACGGAGAAATCTGCTACTCTCTTGTCTCTGACACCTGGAAATAATTCGAAGATATCAATTTATTTTAACAACCTAAGTCTCAGGGACATATACATTAAGAACTCGAATAATGTCCATTACGCTGTATGG GAAAAATACACTGTCTTTAAAGTATATGGTATCTTAACTCTTATGGGATCTGAACACGTGCTTGAGACTACTCACTTGGTACCTATACATGATATTGTTGGTACATGGAACATAATGACCTTATTAATTGCAACAGCACGTTCAGAATACCGTCA GTATTACCGTACCGAGGGACAAAACAATATGTTACAGTCTCAATGGGAAAAAatgaaaagggaaaagaaacGTTTCGTGCAGGAGAAAGCTCCGTAA
- the LOC143357868 gene encoding uncharacterized protein LOC143357868, translating into MGNSDSKQEEKHSKSKAQATIVPTVRTVRTVPTASTVPTVSTVRTVSTVPTVPTVSTVPTVPTVSTVPTVPTVPTGRSNPTVPIVPFVALPQPFLTLDDFFENWHLWKQNFLQYKASKEGSTQTDWENTLLNLMGPIGQEIFTLIKAAYQRGNLESLLRLFDEYSVFAAKRRLPRESIYEYMDDLQTIVRNKGLQHGEDVIRHRILAEINKSEFTSAAKKLIPTFVFSSAYNTLTMKQIAFLWDFYISKKNCRKCGNEHGPNNCPAIGKQCQKCSKFDHYNRRCPHAFTFDCKYCGGMHKFKHCPAYNETCTKCNRLHHFYWKCQAVEVLQCRFCGLTHTADRSTCPAKNTFCIYCNLKGHFSSRCHKRPQPGRI; encoded by the exons ATGG GTAATTCCGACAGTAAACAAGAAGAAAAACATAGTAAATCGAAGGCTCAAGCGACAATAGTTCCAACAGTTCGAACGGTTCGAACAGTTCCAACAGCTTCGACAGTTCCAACAGTTTCGACAGTTCGAACAGTTTCGACAGTTCCAACAGTTCCAACAGTTTCGACAGTTCCAACAGTTCCAACAGTTTCGACAGTTCCAACAGTTCCAACAGTTCCAACAGGCCGGTCAAATCCAACTGTTCCAATAGTTCCATTTGTTGCTCTGCCTCAGCCATTTTTAACGCTGGAcgactttttcgaaaattggCACTTGTGGAAACAGAATTTCTTACAGTACAAAGCATCCAAAGAAGGATCCACTCAAACAGACTGGGAGAACACCCTTTTGAACCTAATGGGTCCGATTGGACAGGAGATTTTTACCTTGATCAAGGCTGCATACCAAAGAGGGAATCTAGAATCGTTACTCCGACTCTTTGACGAATATTCTGTATTCGCTGCGAAGAGGAGGCTGCCTCGTGAAAGCATTTATGAATACATGGATGATCTACAG ACAATCGTCAGAAACAAGGGACTGCAGCATGGAGAAGATGTAATCAGACATAGAATTTTGGCAGAGATCAACAAGTCTGAATTTACCAGTGCTGCGAAGAAGCTTATACCAACATTTGTATTTTCATCTGCATATAACACCTTGACAATGAAGCAGATTGCATTCCTCTGGGATTTTTACATCTCGAAAAAGAATTGCAGAAAATGTGGGAATGAGCATGGTCCAAACAACTGTCCAGCAATTGGCAAACAATGTCAGAAGTGCAGTAAATTCGATCATTACAACAGAAGATGCCCACATGCCTTCACCTTCGATTGCAAATACTGTGGAGGCATGCACAAATTCAAACATTGTCCTGCTTACAATGAAACTTGTACCAAGTGTAACAGACTGCACCATTTCTATTGGAAGTGTCAGGCCGTGGAAGTATTGCAATGCCGCTTCTGTGGTTTGACCCACACTGCTGATAGATCAACGTGTCCAGCAAAGAACACGTTCTGCATATATTGCAACTTGAAAGGACATTTCAGCTCTAGGTGCCATAAAAGACCACAACCTGGAAGAATTTAG
- the LOC143358465 gene encoding coiled-coil domain-containing protein 142 produces MDNNYRANISKWLPLPGGVLEKWFAESSLLDDRMGNLAECIALIIRDITDVQACDLEVYNGVANDVEEVTNGYKSICSETLSLHPIYKYKMRYFLTSMKRKLNVLARFSRNLINEMVDCRSEELLRIVFRLVNVYNDILDMDIDVSDPSTNVFHNDSPQMLEPLKKMSVTRILQILAKNRAEDSCHELIDCLLANYEPRENLDAATTETGDGDVSENSSIEIYRALTRHLTPPIESTSSRTEMEMSNVESIQTLVNTQNEQVLRLLNVAQDVSPRLLGNDALKTVKGEKRLRGSAMKKVKNYYQEVAWGALSGILDHVILWWSPEALATHHSHGAQHLKDWLHLFVQRNRVPQTVRPALQNLCDALGYHATITAWDQLFRLAYTSAFQCQSRASPAEGTDTGQKFAELFQLLVRLSNECEAGGEWVIGAPLMELPLSEQIVVLHRLDHSVHTVRLWIVQEAKIIAHTWELSVFFLLVKGDIPNCLEELSYLKHADHTNELSTDSVSVQVYVCGKMRAKIVSEVNVNVALLQKCSTECIATLAKICRVVSLANLHMCFPRPSYWRRGSSVAPAAASLYVETYFEKVLLPVLEVIEDHETSSMILRIMCEAWLDYIYLHRIKFSEYGASQLLTDFAYVSKWVTSCSIISQEVRNHLLKNEVLRRCEGVGRLLLRHPGETISMKKRLVTRTNERGSPESPGLERMPAEMYVPNQEQWLELRAPKRYTFCCTD; encoded by the exons ATGGATAACAATTACAGAGCAAACATCAGCAAGTGGCTGCCACTTCCGGGCGGTGTCCTGGAGAAATGGTTCGCCGAGTCGTCCTTGCTCGACGACAGAATGGGCAACCTCGCGGAATGCATAGCCTTAATCATCCGGGACATTACAGACGTTCAGGCTTGTGATCTGGAG GTCTACAATGGTGTCGCAAACGACGTGGAGGAGGTGACGAACGGATACAAATCGATCTGTTCGGAGACCCTGAGCCTGCATCCGATATACAAGTACAAGATGCGCTATTTTCTGACGTCGATGAAGCGGAAGCTGAACGTGCTCGCTCGGTTCAGCCGGAATTTGATCAACGAGATGGTCGATTGCAGGAGCGAGGAGCTGCTCAGGATCGTCTTCAG ATTGGTGAACGTTTACAACGACATCCTGGACATGGACATCGACGTGTCGGACCCGTCGACGAACGTCTTTCACAACGACAGCCCTCAGATGCTTGAACCGCTGAAGAAGATGTCTGTCACACGGATTTTGCAG ATCCTAGCGAaaaatagggcagaggattccTGTCACGAGCTGATCGACTGTCTGTTGGCGAATTACGAGCCCCGCGAGAACCTGGACGCGGCAACCACGGAAACCGGGGACGGCGACGTCTCCGAGAATTCGAGTATCGAGATCTACCG GGCTCTCACGAGACACTTGACGCCACCGATCGAGAGCACTTCATCGAGAACCGAGATGGAGATGTCGAACGTCGAGAGCATCCAGACTCTGGTCAATACTCAGAACGAGCAGGTCCTCAGGCTGTTGAACGTTGCGCAAGATGTTTCGCCGCGTTTGTTGGGAAACGACGCCCTCAAGACTGTCAAAG GTGAGAAGAGACTGAGGGGCAGCGCGATGAAGAAGGTGAAAAACTATTATCAGGAAGTGGCGTGGGGCGCTTTGTCTGGGATCCTGGATCATGTGATCTTGTGGTGGTCCCCAGAAGCGCTTGCTACCCATCACAGTCACGGGGCACAGCATCTGAAGGACTGGTTGCATCTATTTGTCCAGAGAAATCGCG TGCCACAGACTGTAAGACCAGCGCTGCAGAATCTCTGCGACGCTCTAGGCTACCACGCCACCATCACTGCTTGGGACCAACTGTTCAGACTCGCCTACACATCCGCTTTTCAGTGTCAGTCCAGAGCCTCACCTGCAGAG GGTACAGACACGGGCCAAAAGTTCGCAGAGTTGTTCCAGCTGCTGGTCAGGCTGAGCAACGAATGCGAGGCAGGTGGCGAATGGGTGATCGGCGCCCCGTTGATGGAGCTGCCTTTATCGGAGCAGATCGTGGTCCTCCATCGACTAGATCATTCCGTGCACACTGTTAGATTGTGGATCGTGCAGGAAGCGAAGATTATCGCCCACACATGGGAGCTGAGCGTGTTCTTTTTACTCGTCAAGGGTGATATACCAAACTGCCTCGAGGAGCTTTCTTACTTAAAA CACGCTGATCACACGAACGAATTGTCTACAGACTCTGTCAGCGTTCAGGTGTACGTCTGCGGGAAGATGAGGGCGAAAATCGTGTCTGAAGTCAACGTCAACGTGGCATTGCTACAG AAGTGTTCCACCGAGTGCATAGCCACCCTCGCCAAGATCTGTCGCGTGGTCAGCCTAGCAAACCTGCACATGTGTTTCCCAAGGCCTAGCTACTGGCGACGTGGAAGCAGCGTGGCACCAGCAGCAGCTAGCCTCTACGTAGAAACGTACTTCG AAAAGGTTCTGCTCCCGGTGCTGGAGGTTATCGAGGACCACGAGACGTCGAGCATGATCCTCAGAATTATGTGCGAGGCGTGGCTCGACTACATATACCTGCATCGAATTAAATTCAG CGAGTACGGGGCGTCGCAGTTACTCACGGACTTCGCGTACGTGTCGAAATGGGTCACGAGTTGCTCGATAATTTCGCAGGAGGTGAGAAACCATCTCCTGAAGAACGAGGTCCTGCGACGTTGCGAGGGAGTTGGCCGGCTTCTCTTGAGACATCCTGGAGAGACGATCTCGATGAAAAAACGACTCG TTACCAGAACGAACGAGCGCGGATCCCCGGAATCACCTGGATTGGAACGCATGCCTGCGGAAATGTACGTGCCGAACCAGGAACAATGGCTCGAGCTACGCGCCCCCAAAAGATACACGTTCTGCTGCACCGATTGA